cacacagatacactcacgcacacagatacactcacgcacacagatacacacacacacacagatacactcacgcacacagatacactcacacacacacagatacactcacgcacacacagatacactcacgcacacacagatacactcacacacacagatacactcacgcacacacagatacactcacgcacacacacacacacagatacactcacgcacacacagatacactcacgcacacacagatacactcacacacacagatacactcacgcacacacagatacactcacgcacacacacacacacagatacactcacgcacacacagatacactcacgcacacacagatacactcacacacacagatacactcacacgcacacacagatacactcacacacacagatacactcacgcacacacagatacactcacgcacacacacacacacagatacactcacgcacacacagatacactcacacacacacacagatacactcacacacacagatacactcacgcacacagatacactcacgcacacagatacactcacgcacacagatacactcacacacacacacagatacactcacgcacacacagatacactcacacacacagatacactcacgcacacacagatacactcacacacacagatacactcacgcacacacagatacactcacgcacacacacacagatacactcacacacacacacagatacactcacacacacagatacactcacgcacacagatacactcacgcacacagatacactcacacacacacacagatacactcacgcacacacagatacactcacacacacagatacactcacgcacacacagatacactcacacacacagatacactcacgcacacacagatacactcacacacacacacagatacactcacacacacagatacactcacgcacacagatacactcacgcacacagatacactcacacacacacacagatacactcacgcacacagatacactcacacacacacacagatacactcacgcacacagatacactcacacacacacacacacagatacactcacgcacacacagatacactcacgcacacagatacactcacacacacacacagatacactcacatacacacacagatacactcacacacacacacagatacactcacatacacagatacactcacgcatacacagatacactcacgcacacacagatacactcacgcacacagatacactcacgcacacagatacactcacacacacacagatacactcacatacacagatacactcacgcacacacagatacactcacacacacagatacactcacacacacagatacactcacacacacacagatacactcacacacacacagcttcagttCAAGTTGTACCTCGATAGGTTCACTCAGAGCCGAGATGGTCGTAAATCCAACGATATCACTGAAGTACAGAGTGCATTCTGAATAATGTTCTGGCCGGACCGGCTTCCCTTTCTTCAGAGCCTGAGCCAcagacctgacacacacacacacacacacacacacacacacacacagtgacagtctCTCCATGTAGCTCCTGTGCCTGTTAAAGATTTATACTGTTAAActctgttttctctgagctGATTGCTGGAGGTTTAATCTGGATGGACGTCAGAGATGATGGTGAAGAAGACCAGGAAGAGAACTAGGTTTTGAATTTTTGTCATTCATCCATTTagaggtgtgcgtgtgtgatgtAGGGGTGGTTCGTCCTAAAAGGTGCTGATCAGCAAGTCCTGTTTCTAATTATCAGCTCATAATAGGACTGATGATGAATAATAatcatttgttatgaattatCAGTCCTATTATTTCTATAACCATTTGCATAGTTCCTgtgcatctctccctcctctgaaCATTATAAAAACtagtttcatttatttcactcACCACATTTCTTCTCCTGTGATCAAAGGTCTGTCAGTCCTTTaaaacaggacagacagacctAAAAGCTGGTtaacctgctgctgtgaagCAGGAGACCTCACAGATTTTACAGAGGAAGGAGACTTGTGGGAAATGGAGTGAAAGTGGCGCTACTGTGTTGTTCttcaatatttcagttttcagtgaaatgagTCTTACTTTGGCAGGAGCTGTCCAACCAGCTTATCTGTCTTCTGCCTCTCAATCTCCAATTCGTCTGTTCGTTCTCTGATCAGATCTTCCAGGTTGGAACTGTATTGCTCCAACATCCGCAGCATGGAGTCGATGATGTTCGCTCTCTTCCCTCTGTTGATGCCCCGaaactgcaaacacaaaacatggaACACGAGACAGCTTTTCTCAGGAGTTCAATCGGGAAAGAGGAGACATGTTTGGGGATGTTCCCTGCTTCACGTGAGCCAGCAGGCGCAGCGGAGCCACTCGCCTCacctgtttgaaaatgtcatcgAAGCTCGGCCTCTTACTTGGATCTTCATCCCAACATTCGCTCATCAGACTGAGACACTCGGCAGGAGCCTCATCCACCAAAACCaggggtctgcagagaggagggggctgCTTCAGACGCTCCACTATCTCTGAGGGACAGACAGGTACACAGACAggtggtcagacagacaggtggtctgcagagaggagggggctgCTTCAGATGCTCCACTGTGTCTGAGGGACAGACAGGTACACAGACAGGtggtctgcagagaggagggggctacttcaggcagacagacagactgtctcACCATGGGCCGGCATGTCCATCATGGCGTACGGCAGCGTTCGTGAGATCACTTCCTGTATGATGATGGAGAAACTGAAGACATCTCCAGCAAACGAGCCACCTCGGATTGGATTCCTCAAGAGCTCCGGAGCTGTCCAAAGCAgctctgagagacagacaggcagaggggGAGACAGGTGCGGTTAGACTgtgatacagacagagacagacaggcaggcagacaggtaaacacacatgTCATCATTCTGAGCACTGAAACTGAAGACCTGTTTCTAACAGAAGAACTCCAGTCAAAAGATTTCACCTTGTGGGTCCTCAGGAAGGCTGAGGCTCTGAGAGTGAAGGATCATGGGAAGTCCGTAATCGGTGATTTTAAGAACAAAACGCCCATCAACTAAACAGTTAGTAGACTTCAGACGGCCATGACTCAGACCTCGAAGATGAAGGTACTTCATCCCCTGGAACAAAGAAAGCTGCGTTTGTTTAAAGGGAGACTTCAAATGCCCAATCAGAGTCACAGAAAGGTCAAAAATGAAACAGCAGTAGTGGgagtagtagtactagtaggAGTACTAGTAGAagtactagtagcagtagtagtattagcacTAGCACTGGTAATAGTAGTggtattagcagtagtagtaatagtaaattattctgctctaaacacctcagagacaccttttctaccaacataactctctctcttctctctctctgtctctctgtctgtctctcttctctctctctgtctctctgtctgtctctctctgtctctctgtctgtctctctgtctctctgtctgtctctctgtctctctctcctccacccaacatggaccctgacagaagccgcccacatctgagcctgcttctgtttgaggtttcctcctgttaaaggggagttctcccattaaaggggagttcctgagctgctctttctggaaaCAGTGAACGTTGTTATGAATTGAAATCaatctatagatagatagatagatagatagtagTGGTAGCAATAGTATTAGTAATAGTATTAGCACCAGTATTAGCAGCattagcagtagtattagtagtaatatCTCTGCAGCACCTTGATGAGGTCCATCAGCAGGGAGGACTTGAACATCCAGTCCAGCCTCATGTTGCTGTCGGCCAACAGGTCGGCCAGACTTCCTCGAGGACAGTGTTCCACCACTAGAGCGAAGATCCCCGAGTCCAGAAACAGGCCCAGGTACAGGTTCAAGTTCTCATGTCGCATCTCTCTCAGCTGGACAGAACAGAAGGAACATATTTACTCTGCACAATCTGTGTGCATTTGATATATTTACTATGTATTTACTGCATTTCactgtgtatttaatgtgtttttaccaCATATTTACTGTTGATCGTACCTGGCTGAAAAGGCTCTGAGtgttttgattgacagctgttaTCGTCTTTACAACAGGAATCTTCTTCAGCCAAACCCAGTCCCCCtggaaacaacacaagcaatcAGAGCACAGTGGATGCAAGTCAGACAGGGATAGGTAAACAGACAGGTGCAGTTAAAGAAACAGACTGCCTGTACAGGTGAGCAGACAGGTACAGGTGTACCTCCAGTATTCCTATGTTGGAGCTCTCAGGTGTCGCCAGGATGTAACTTCTACAAATCGAGCGAATTGGAGTTTTAATTTCCAGAAGACTCCTCATGATGGACTCGTCATTCAGTTTCTACAGAAACAACGAAATCAACAACAAATTTCAAAAAACTGATCACTAAGAAGTCGTGTCAACAACAAACATGTCAGCATCGATAAGATGAACTAAATCcctttgtttacatgcacactaatGTTCCATTATTATTCTGACTTTGACACAGGTCATTTTATagatcaggctcctctcctgagcttttctcatccctcaggttcctgtggatcctggtcctggttctcctgctgtggatcatcagccaccgacactttttactgatattagtgCGGTTGTTATTATTCacagcacagaaaggctccggggaagatactAAGTTAGTcagagacattaaagagacatgaagcatcaggatggagaggaagaggaggagagaggagcccagtgcatcatgggagtcccccggcagtctgagtctatagcagcataactaggggctggtccaaggcctgatccagccctgaactataggcttcatcactaaggaaggtttttagtccactctgaaatgtagagagggtgtctgcccccctgaacccagactggaaggaggttccacaggagaggagcctgatagctgaaagctctggctccatcactactttagaggactttaggaaccaccagtagacctgcagtctgggagcacagtgctctagtggggtagtacggtactatgagctctttaagatatgatggagcctgaacattaagagctttggaggtgaggagaaggattttaaactctattctagattttactggaagccagtgaagagaagccagtacaggagaaagatggtctcttctcttagttctggtcagaacaggagcagcagcgttctggaccagctagagagtctttaacgacttattggggcagcctgataataatgagttacaatagtccaacttagaagtgacaaatgcatgtactaatttttctgtatcgtctgtggatatgatgggcctgattttagcaatattacgtagatggaaaaaggcagttctagaaatctgtttaatgtgggaggACAAATcacaaatcctgatcaaataagactcccagattcctcacagtggagctggaggccagagtaatgccatccagagcagctatgttggtagaaaagctgtctctgaggtgtctggggccaagcaaaataacttccgttttatctgaatttagcagcagaaagttgctgctcatccaggactttatgtccttaaggcagatttgaagtttagccaactgattgtgttcatcaggctttattgataaatagaattgtgtatcatctgcataacagtggaaattaatggagtgcttcctgataatattacccagaggaagcatgtataaggtaaatagtatcggtccaagcactgaaccttgtggaactccatgtctaacctcagtgtggacagaggactcgTGTACAAACTGATCGATCTGATCAATAagacttaaagcagcttaatgtggttccttttataccagAGAACTGTgccagtctctgtaacaggatgtgatcaATGTGTGGTCAATGGTCTCAAAcacagcactcaggtctaaccagaccaggacagagaggagtcctctgtctgatgccatcaggaggtctgtaaccttcaccagtgtctctgtgctgtggttcgctctaaaacctgactgaagatcctctaatagactatcAGAGTTTAGAAAGTCCCtcagctggttggctgctgctttctccaggatcttggagagaaagggaaggttggatgaaggtctatagttgcTGATACACCTGAACCcagagtaggctttttcaggagaggtttaattcctgctactttgaaggactgaggTACGAAGCCTGTTAGTAAAGTCAAGATTATCACCATTATTACTATAATAATAGTACTGGGCTACAGGGCCGactctaggcataggccatgtaggcggtcgcctagagcaaaacctgctggaggggcgctgctgcaagccggtaataatttgcatccccaAGTGGCGCCCCCCCCAGGTCGGGCGCTCTTGAGAtacactccccccccccccccccccccccccccaactggTCCTACACCATGGAGGGGGTGCGGGACGAGTGATCGGTGcgcatctcgcctagggcaccattatggcTAGAGCCGGCGCTGCTGGGCTATTTCTGACCTTCCTGCTGACTTGAGTATCGATGAAGACGATGTCGTCCAGTGTCAGGAGGAGTTTGCTGAtgttctctgctctcctgtaCTTCctgtacacacaacacacatgatgatgatgattagtgGTTTTTGTTCTGATCAAGTTCCACTTCACTAACAAAAAAgttatgtgtgcatttgtgtgtgttcaccttatccaagagaaaaaaacaacagttagAGCACAGAGcaacaggaagacaaaaaatATTGTCACCGTGTCCAAACCTGCAGAAAATCCAAACAAATAATTCAGAGGAAagtaaaaacatgttcaaattttGCTCATTGTCATGATGGACAGTATGGGTAAGTGAACACACCACCAGTGCAGGCCTCCTCTGGACTGAACCAACAGAAACTGGCGGTGGGCGGCTTTCCTCCGGGGAAGATGAAGGAGTGACTCAGTGGTCTCAGACCTCCAATCATCCCGTCGGCATGTGTCGGGGCCAGCGAGTGTGTTGGCACAAGTCGGTCACCGTCACTGTTCAGTACCACGTACCTGGCCTGCAGGCCACTCCCCTTTTTACCTCCATACAAGacctgagagaaaaaagagaaaagaggaggtgaCACCatcatccctctcctcttcttcagccTCATTGCTCTCGTTGGTTTATCAGCACCTGATGATAAAAACACAGCTTGGCTTGATGATGTGTCTCAGTATAAAGTGTTCTTCAGCTGGGGATCTACTTTGCTCAGAGACGAGGTAAAGGTTTCAGCCCGATTGAAGCCGAAACCCTGAACAGAAGCTCCTCTGGGCCAGGCTACATTTTTACCATGGTGATCTAGCTAAATTAAAAGAGAGACACTTTCATGACATTGAAAACACAGAGGCTCAACACACCTCGCTAACCCACTTATCTCGTTTCATGGTACACTCATCAGGTTTGAGTTTGCAGCTTCTACTGTAATGTTGAACTCAGGTTTTAATTTAAACTTCATTTCAATTTGTTTATTCCTTAATTATCTTCCATTAAACTGTAGTGACTCTGAGCCAGACTTTAGCCAAGattctgtcatttattttgtatttttctaaattaatagGTCTGACCTGATTGAAGCCTTGAAAATCAAATCCTCCATCTGATTGGACAAGCTGATCCCCCGTCACCCAGTGCCCGCCCACTGCCTGCCGACGCTCCTCCACCGCCTTAGCAATGAAGTACACCATGTTGAAGATGGTCCCAAAGACTGGAGACACCTGTAGACAAAGTTCATGTTCTAGATACTACAGTACACTGAAGTTTCATAATCACTTTCATGTTTCTATGTTGAGTGTAGTTGCAGTCTCTGTGAGTATGGATTTTGTATTGTGTTTCGTTGCAGTCTGGATCTCAGTTCATTTGagcctgttttttctgtttgtgttgttctgaAGTTGTTGTGTGCATTTTATTGACGTAGTACAAGTAGTAAAAGTCGTCGTTGCGTATTTTTTTGTGTACTTACCTCAGTCGCAGCCACCGCAGACCGTATCTCTCGCTGTGATTGAGCCTGGCGAAAAGCTTCGTAGAAACTCTGGTCGGACGCCATGGTAACAGTCAGAACTGAGCTGTAGGCATGACGAAGCTTTGTACTATTGGTCAGCTGAGGAAATACTGTGTCCTGatgaggagacaggagagaaCCAGAGAATTAAGCCAGATTCAACTTCTAATGAATTGGATTCTGTTTTGGGTCAAAACTTTGACTCTTTCTGAACTAGGAttaaagatgaagaagaaatggACCTACAGAGTTTCAGAGAAGTGATTTTCAGTTTACTGAATTAAAAAAGGTATGTCTGCTTATCTGTTTCCTTGTCTGTCGGCCTCCACTGATTCTCTTTagatttttcttgtgtttgtttggccGTTGATGGTTTTACCTCTTATGCATCATCTAAGTACAAGGTGCCGCAGGGATCGATTCTGTTCTCGTACATTTTCCTCTTGACAAACTTTTGACAATTAGCTTGATTATTTCCTTTACTGCCATgttttgaccccccccccccccaatttgGATTCTTGTCATGCTGTGCTTTCATGCCTCAGCCAAAACATGATTAGGTGGCTTCAAGGTACCCAAaatgcctgtctgtctgcctgccatcCTGATTGtatgcctgtctgtctgtctgcctgccataCTGAttgtctgcttgtctgtctgcctgccatcCTGATTGTAtgcctgtctgtccgtctgacTGTCTTACTGTCTTGCTGACTTTGTTGACTGATACAGCTGAACGAGGCAGAAACAAAGACCCTCAGCATCTGTTCCAGCCGTCCCTCCATCAGAGGCCCAGAGTGCCTGTATGAGACACTGACCAGAAACGTTTCACATGGGAAACAAACCCCAGTGGACTCTGGACTCTCTCTCCCCCCAAAGGGGCTGATCCTGGGAATGAGAATGGGCTGGACCTAAGGAGCATGTTTCCCAGTAGTGTGTTACTACCAGAGTTACACAGTTGTCAGAACTACACACTGTGTAGTTTCTTGAGAGGGCACCACTATTAACTGGCATACTGTTGAAGGACATGCTGGGCACGGCTCGCTCTCCACAGTATATTCTGGTTATAGTATATTCTAGAATagatgaagacagagacagtagagacgTTCCACTGTAACAAACCCAAACATTTCAGGCATCAGCTTTCTAACTTTTGGAGTGAACGTGTGGACGGACAGTTGCTCCACACCAAAAGACGTCTGTGTCATGGCGAGGTTTTTTGGATGAGCTGCTCTCAAGATTGCTTGCCAGCACCAACACGGGAGGCTGAGCAATCGGCCTGTTACTGATTGATGTGTTTGGTATTTAAGTGGTTGGTTACCTGGTATGGCATGGCGTACAGCAGGGCGTCGTATGGAATAAACACATAACCATCGGAAACCATTCCCATGTCCAGAGCAGTCAGTAAGAGGTTTTTCTGATCCTCTCCACCAATCAGGAGAGAGCTCATGCACATGATCACCACTGAAAGATAAAAACTTCAAATTCActatgttttactttgttttggttatttaaaactattttacaCAAAAGATCAGATTTCATCTTTcagctctgacctttgaccttgtcTGCCTCTCTGATCGCTTTGAGTGCATCCCGAGGTCCGCCCCTGTCCTTTGTTTCCATAGTAACCACGGGACCAATCGGCAGGCCCAGAGCTCTAAGCACAGAGGCAACTTCCTGAGCGGTGCTCTCCCATAGGTCGGATGGCGCTGATGGagcaaacaggaagaggaaggacagaGTGAAAAAAGATGAACACAGAAAGTCAGAGTGGTTAGAAGAACTGCTGAAGACTGAAACCTGTTGGATTGTTGCACCCTGGAATTTAATAATAGACAATATCCCCTTTTTATAAACTGTCCTTGTGTGGTTATATACTGTcttctgtgtttatttcattatgagATCAAACGTATTTGTCTGTTCGGTCTAACgataaaatatttaacatttcatttcacaaaagTAGTGTCAAtaacattattttcatgttcCCAGATGTAAAAAGCTGGCTGCTGAAAAAAGAGCATCACTACTAAAGAGAGGCTACTCTCTCTCATGTTAGATCGATCGTGCACCTGTCGTGACATCAGCCTCGCAGAACTGGCCCCGCCTCCTGTCATGACACCACTCACCTGAGATGATGCCGACATGTGCCCAGCGAAAGAACCTGAGTACGGTGAACAGGACTCTCCCGGGCGGAGTGATAGGCGGCAGGTTTGGCCAATCAGTATCTAGACAACCTGGAGAGGCAAGCCCCGCCTCCCAGTGCTGAGCCAATAAGGAGGCGGCGTGACAGAGGACAGGGTTAAAGGGTCCAATGTAGGCATTGCCGTATCCCTCCATGTTGCCGAGTTCTGTCAGcgctgaaataaaaagaaagaagaataaGTGTCACAGGTGGAAATTGTTGTTTGTCAGAGTTGTTATAAAAAACCTATTTCATCATTCAATGTGAAATTTATCTGAACTTTCATCGCACTCAACCAATTAAGAAGCAGTATTACTGTTGTGCTCAGATatcacttcctcttcttcaaaataaaacgcaatatatttatagaataaaccgtatctataatcaaacatCTGTACTTTTTAACACTTATTTATTGCATTGAatgtttttaaccctttatataAGTATCTAAAAACAAGACCGTTTGATTCATTGTCTTAATAATGTCACCAGTCAATTCAATAAATAATGGATGAACTTTCCATTAGTTGACTGGTTAACAAACCTTTGGAGGCGGAGCAGTCCTCATCCAGCAGTTTGACATCATACCAGTATCCTCTGCTTAGACTGCTGTCGCTTCGTAACCGTGATAACGCCAGGTTGGCTGCTGCTGTCGGCATTGCCCGGGAGAAAATAGGATCACACGACcacggaccaatcagagccaaCTTAAAGGTTGCTGTCCAGACCTCTATAATGTATAGTGACCACAGACACGCTCCGAGCAGCCACCTAGGAAGCTGCATGCTCTTAACCtgcaggaaataaataaaagaagcaataaaaacagttaATACTGAGCAGTTTCTGTCctaaaatgtgtgtatgagtctTTGATGTATCATGATAAATACAAAACCATATCAGAGGGACATTCAGAAACAACTAATTAATCAAACTGAGTCAAAAC
The sequence above is a segment of the Pempheris klunzingeri isolate RE-2024b chromosome 23, fPemKlu1.hap1, whole genome shotgun sequence genome. Coding sequences within it:
- the LOC139222686 gene encoding retinal guanylyl cyclase 2-like, which encodes MQLPRWLLGACLWSLYIIEVWTATFKLALIGPWSCDPIFSRAMPTAAANLALSRLRSDSSLSRGYWYDVKLLDEDCSASKALTELGNMEGYGNAYIGPFNPVLCHAASLLAQHWEAGLASPGCLDTDWPNLPPITPPGRVLFTVLRFFRWAHVGIISAPSDLWESTAQEVASVLRALGLPIGPVVTMETKDRGGPRDALKAIREADKVKVVIMCMSSLLIGGEDQKNLLLTALDMGMVSDGYVFIPYDALLYAMPYQDTVFPQLTNSTKLRHAYSSVLTVTMASDQSFYEAFRQAQSQREIRSAVAATEVSPVFGTIFNMVYFIAKAVEERRQAVGGHWVTGDQLVQSDGGFDFQGFNQVLYGGKKGSGLQARYVVLNSDGDRLVPTHSLAPTHADGMIGGLRPLSHSFIFPGGKPPTASFCWFSPEEACTGGLDTVTIFFVFLLLCALTVVFFSWIRKYRRAENISKLLLTLDDIVFIDTQVSRKKLNDESIMRSLLEIKTPIRSICRSYILATPESSNIGILEGDWVWLKKIPVVKTITAVNQNTQSLFSQLREMRHENLNLYLGLFLDSGIFALVVEHCPRGSLADLLADSNMRLDWMFKSSLLMDLIKGMKYLHLRGLSHGRLKSTNCLVDGRFVLKITDYGLPMILHSQSLSLPEDPQELLWTAPELLRNPIRGGSFAGDVFSFSIIIQEVISRTLPYAMMDMPAHEIVERLKQPPPLCRPLVLVDEAPAECLSLMSECWDEDPSKRPSFDDIFKQFRGINRGKRANIIDSMLRMLEQYSSNLEDLIRERTDELEIERQKTDKLVGQLLPKSVAQALKKGKPVRPEHYSECTLYFSDIVGFTTISALSEPIEVVDLLNDLYTMFDAIIATHDVYKVETIGDAYMVASGIPNRNGSRHAAEVSNMSLDILHSIGAFKIKHMPEIKVKIRIGLHSGPVVTGVVGLTMPRYCLFGDTVTTASHMEASGLPYRIHISLSTVKVLTSLKLGYHIDTRKAKVKGTEDTYWLVGRDGFDKPLPVPPDLTGGASNHGISLDEIPVERRQKFLDRQKKMKK